From Pyrenophora tritici-repentis strain M4 chromosome 1, whole genome shotgun sequence, the proteins below share one genomic window:
- a CDS encoding putative duf1649 domain protein — protein sequence MEPRRRPEYNLEIFADAACVKDVVKAILHTIFFHRYFTSISPLTRDLLDLTLPAIDDVDLETLIEQKTFALVRAIDSTHQPRGRGQIVVQFFEKKRRKTYFFGKADEDVCWEQWTLDVTLAQPRTETDVLKVRRAMTKSLEKAAHKIIAIVNRDKDHIPPITTTDANPFPYQIVVNPKSVNENDWRPRIGLF from the exons ATGGAACCAAGACGGCGGCCCGAGTACAACCTCGAGATCTTTGCCGATGCCGCCTGTGTCAAGGACGTGGTAAAGG CCATCTTGCACACCATCTTCTTCCACCGGTACTTCACCTCCATCTCGCCCCTGACTCGCGACCTCCTCGACCTCACCCTTCCCGCCATCGACGATGTTGATCTCGAGACGCTCATCGAGCAAAAGACGTTTGCCCTGGTACGCGCCATAGACAGCACCCATCAACCGAGAGGAAGGGGGCAAATTGTAGTCCAGTTCtttgagaagaagaggagaaAGACGTACTTTTTCGGCAAGGCAGACGAGGATGTTTGCTGGGAGCAGTGGACGCTGGACGTTACTCTTGCACAGCCACGGACCGAGACAG ATGTGCTCAAAGTCCGTCGCGCTATGACAAAGTCGCTGGAAAAGGCGGCGCACAAGATCATCGCCATCGTCAACAGAGACAAAGACCACATCCCGCCCATTACCACCACCGATGCCAACCCCTTTCCCTACCAAATCGTCGTGAACCCCAAATCCGTCAACGAAAATGACTGGCGACCGCGCATCGGCCTCTTCTAA
- a CDS encoding origin recognition complex subunit 2 produces MVGTKRRRDLEDIDEEASPQKLRARIADETGDELDTVQAHTPSRKGKAQQRAELGTPRSILKKTGLINDITATPKSTRKLVFETPTKSAKRDSPNGTPTIVRNADRSARRKSNRRILQRTLNGEDSDDDVLDEEDELAEHILDEEVEQVEQTEATQEAPVPDTPSKRGRGRPKGSGKVGRPRKQRSPTPPTELPPHEEYFWQNRPGATKTSNNTLSSQSLLNHDEYFQAMQSYRDRHQSEVDFLIQLHGRAYDQWIFELEEGFNICLYGYGSKRVITERFTARLYHHLVSSASYKRTKKTPKIVVINGYSAGITIKDILVTIASSVIPAGLKPPNQPALLLDFLLDHLTHNPPPHAIPIILNSIDSPHLRKTHIPTMLARLANHPSLNLVCTADTPHFPLLWDVGLKTQYKFLFHDATTFSPYAAEIDTVETANELLGRSGRRVGGRDGVGFVLRSLPEQARELFRILVMEQLALSLTEDFTQDNEHDDDNNITATPRSKKSAQNPAETAQGVEYRVLYHKAVEAFVCTSEVSFRTLLKEFHDHQMIESRKDGMGAERLWVPFRLEELEGLAEDLAGDAF; encoded by the coding sequence ATGGTTGGCACAAAGCGCAGACGCGACTTGGAGGACATTGACGAGGAGGCTTCACCACAAAAGTTGCGCGCCAGAATTGCAGACGAAACTGGCGATGAATTGGATACCGTTCAAGCCCACACTCCATCGAGAAAGGGGAAGGCACAACAGCGGGCCGAGTTAGGGACGCCGCGCTCTATTCTCAAAAAGACTGGTCTGATCAATGACATAACCGCGACGCCCAAGTCAACCCGGAAACTCGTCTTCGAAACACCAACCAAATCTGCCAAACGTGATTCGCCCAATGGCACCCCGACCATCGTACGCAATGCCGACCGAAGCGCGCGCAGGAAGAGCAACAGACGTATTCTCCAACGCACATTGAATGGCGAAGACAGCGATGACGACGTGTTGGATGAGGAGGATGAACTCGCCGAACATATTCTGGATGAAGAGGTGGAGCAAGTCGAGCAAACAGAGGCCACTCAGGAGGCACCAGTGCCGGATACACCCTCAAAACGTGGAAGAGGCCGGCCAAAGGGGTCAGGCAAAGTAGGACGACCACGAAAGCAACGCTCGCCAACTCCACCGACCGAACTCCCTCCGCACGAGGAATACTTCTGGCAGAATCGCCCCGGTGCCACCAAAACCTCCAACAACACGCTTTCCTCGCAGAGCTTGCTCAATCACGATGAATACTTCCAGGCGATGCAGTCGTATCGAGACCGTCATCAGTCGGAGGTTGACTTTTTAATCCAACTACACGGGCGTGCCTACGACCAGTGGATATTCGAGCTCGAAGAAGGCTTCAATATATGTTTATATGGCTACGGTTCAAAGCGCGTAATCACCGAACGATTCACCGCACGCTTATACCATCACCTCGTATCCTCCGCGTCATACAAGCGAACAAAGAAGACACCAAAGATTGTTGTCATAAACGGGTATAGCGCTGGTATAACCATCAAGGACATCTTGGTAACAATCGCATCATCAGTCATCCCAGCAGGTCTAAAACCACCCAACCAACCAGCCCTCCTCCTCGACTTCCTCCTCGACCATCTAACGCACAACCCCCCACCCCACGCCATCCCCATCATCCTAAACTCCATCGACTCCCCCCACCTCCGCAAAACCCACATACCCACTATGCTCGCCCGCCTAGCCAACCACCCCTCCCTCAACCTCGTCTGCACAGCCGACACACCCCACTTCCCCCTCCTCTGGGACGTCGGCCTAAAAACACAATACAAATTCCTCTTCCACGACGCCACAACCTTTTCGCCCTACGCCGCCGAAATCGACACCGTGGAGACGGCAAACGAACTCTTGGGTCGCAGCGGCAGACGCGTCGGCGGCAGAGACGGTGTAGGCTTTGTTCTTCGCTCCCTGCCCGAACAAGCTAGAGAACTCTTCCGTATCCTAGTTATGGAACAACTCGCTCTTTCACTCACAGAAGATTTCACACAAGACAACGAAcacgacgacgacaacaaTATTACCGCTACACCACGTTCTAAGAAATCCGCACAAAACCCAGCAGAAACCGCTCAAGGCGTCGAATACCGTGTCCTTTACCACAAAGCCGTCGAAGCGTTTGTTTGCACGAGTGAAGTCAGCTTTCGGACACTATTGAAGGAATTCCACGACCATCAGATGATTGAGAGTCGGAAGGATGGGATGGGGGCGGAGAGGTTGTGGGTTCCGTTTCGCTTGGAGGAGTTGGAGGGGTTGGCCGAGGATCTTGCGGGGGATGCTTTTTag
- a CDS encoding GlpF, Glycerol uptake facilitator and related permease (Major Intrinsic Protein Family), which translates to MNINQPVQGRALALPFTKAANPNATLTDRDLRLPFISRVPDNIRNHFVAMCGEFVGTVLFLFFALSGAQVANSIPSSGGKTVAEAGSNPQQLQYIALCFGFSLAVNAWVFFRISGGLFNPAVTFGLFIEMFLTAQLVFTIFMLAAEKHKGTFIAPVGIGLALFITELSGVYFTGGSLNPARSFGPAVVNLEFTHYHWIYWLGPILGSVIAAGFYKFIKVLEYETANPGQDMDHAAIIEKKKNLLLAAGINEYDAHQVATELTEKAAVAEAGGPDGGIVANGQGKRSSDALPTSGMYGTQFRSNSTGSDRLGSGNSEKTFVKLQRPVGAMTGSQTGRFSYLGSRGVAPGDTAQAQALRMETRLESPAMATNDELYAPLQHGADVPLGGSVLESDPRLGMQRTPSSFA; encoded by the exons ATGAACATCAAT CAACCCGTTCAAGGCCGCGCCCTTGCCCTCCCCTTCACCAAAGCCGCAAACCCCAATGCCACCCTCACAGACCGCGACCTCCGCCTCCCCTTCATAAGCCGGGTCCCAGACAACATCCGCAACCACTTCGTCGCCATGTGCGGCGAGTTCGTCGGCACAGTCCTGTTCCTCTTCTTCGCCCTATCCGGCGCACAGGTCGCAAACAGTATACCGTCGTCTGGGGGGAAGACGGTGGCGGAGGCGGGCAGTAATCCGCAGCAGTTGCAGTATATAGCGTTATGTTTTGGGTTTTCGCTGGCGGTGAATGCGTGGGTGTTTTTTAGGATTAGTGGGGGGTTGTTTAATCCTGCT GTCACGTTTG GTCTCTTTATTGAGATGTTCTTGACCGCGCAGCTGGTGTTTACGATTTTTATGTTGGCGGCGGAGAAGCATAAGGGTACTTTTATTGCGCCGGTTG GTATCGGTCTGGCGCTCTTCATCACAGAGTTGTCGGGGGTATACTTTACCGGTGGATCTCTCAACCCAGCTCGTTCGTTTGGCCCAGCTGTTGTCAATCTGGAGTTTACCCACTACCACTGGATCTATTGGCTAGGACCTATCCTCGGATCTGTAATTGCAGCCGGCTTCTACAAGTTCATCAAGGTTCTCGAATACGAAACTGCAAACCCAGGTCAAGACATGGATCATGCCGCCATCAtcgagaagaagaagaaccTGTTGCTTGCCGCTGGTATCAACGAATACGATGCTCACCAAGTCGCCACCGAGCTCACCGAAAAAGCCGCTGTTGCCGAAGCTGGCGGTCCAGATGGCGGTATCGTGGCTAATGGCCAAGGAAAACGTAGCTCAGATGCACTTCCTACTTCTGGCATGTACGGCACCCAGTTCCGATCGAACTCCACAGGAAGCGATAGACTGGGATCCGGTAACTCGGAGAAGACGTTTGTGAAACTGCAGCGTCCTGTTGGAGCTATGACAGGAAGTCAGACTGGACGGTTTAGTTACCTTGGTAGTCGGGGTGTGGCGCCAGGTGATACCGCCCAGGCTCAAGCTCTAAGGATGGAGACGAGGTTGGAGAGTCCTGCCATGGCGACTAATGACGAGCTTTATGCACCGCTTCAGCATGGTGCGGATGTTCCTCTTGGCGGTTCGGTGCTTGAGTCTGATCCTAGGCTGGGAATGCAGAGGACGCCTTCTAGCTTTGCGTGA
- a CDS encoding ELP3, Histone acetyltransferase, which produces MATMTVTETQHKRRLPKNVKLPPENERYMHACADIANALIQDYEAQADGSKPKKDLNLNSLRGQIAKKHYLKSQPPLTAIIAAVPEHYKKYILPKLIAKPIRTSSGIAVVAVMCKPHRCPHISYTGNICVYCPGGPDSDFEYSTQSYTGYEPTSMRAIRARYDPYEQARGRVDQIKSLGHSVDKVEYIIMGGTFMSLPESYRDEFISQLHNALSGYQTTNVDEAVAAGEMSNIKCVGITIETRPDYCLDQHLSSMLRYGCTRLEIGVQSLYEDVARDTNRGHTVAAVAKTFCLAKDAGFKVVSHMMPDLPNVGMERDLDQFIEYFSNPAFRTDGLKIYPTLVIRGTGLYELWRTGRYKNYTPNALIDIVARILALVPPWTRIYRVQRDIPMPLVTSGVENGNLRELALARMKDFGTSCRDVRTREVGINEVKHKIRPDQVELVRRDYTANGGWETFLAYEDPKQDILIALLRLRQCSKEHTFREELVGQPSSLVRELHVYGSAVPIHARDPKRFQHQGYGTLLMEEAERIAREEHGSSKISVISGVGVRSYYAKLGYWLDGPYMSKTLEPLWEREW; this is translated from the exons ATGGCGACAATGACAGTAACAGAGACGCAACATAAGAGGAGGCTGCCAAAGAATGTAAAGTTGCCACCGGAGAATGAGCGGTACATGCACGCATGTGCAGACATTGCGAATGCGCTCATCCAAGACTACGAAGCACAAGCCGATGGGTCAAAGCCAAAGAAAGATTTAAATTTGAATTCTCTACGGGGCCAAATTGCGAAGAAGCATTATCTAAAAAGTCAACCGCCGCTTACGGCGATTATTGCGGCAGTGCCCGAGCATTACAAGAAGTACATCTTGCCGAAACTTATTGCAAAGCCGATTC GCACGTCATCAGGTATAGCAGTAGTAGCAGTAATGTGCAAACCTCATCGGTGCCCACACATTTCCTACACTGGCAACATTTGTGTCTACTGCCCCGGAGGACCAGACTCCGACTTTGAGTACTCGACTCAATCCTACACAGGCTATGAACCCACATCTATGCGTGCCATCCGCGCACGCTACGACCCCTACGAGCAAGCCCGTGGCCGGGTAGACCAAATAAAGTCGCTCGGCCACAGCGTGGACAAGGTAGAGTACATCATCATGGGCGGCACTTTCATGTCGCTCCCAGAGTCGTACCGAGACGAATTCATCTCGCAACTGCACAACGCCCTCTCCGGCTACCAAACCACCAACGTCGACGAAGCCGTTGCCGCGGGCGAAATGAGCAACATCAAATGCGTGGGCATAACAATCGAAACACGCCCAGACTACTGTCTAGACCAACACCTCTCCTCAATGCTCCGCTACGGCTGCACGCGCCTAGAAATCGGCGTCCAGTCCCTCTACGAAGACGTAGCCCGCGACACAAATCGCGGCCACACCGTCGCCGCCGTTGCAAAAACTTTCTGCCTCGCAAAAGACGCCGGTTTCAAGGTAGTCTCGCACATGATGCCGGACTTGCCAAACGTAGGAATGGAACGCGACCTCGACCAATTCATCGAATACTTCTCAAACCCTGCGTTCCGCACCGACGGCTTGAAAATTTACCCCACGCTCGTTATTCGAGGGACGGGGCTTTACGAACTCTGGCGTACGGGGCGGTATAAGAATTATACGCCTAATGCTCTCATCGATATCGTCGCTCGTATCCTGGCGCTCGTACCGCCTTGGACACGCATCTACCGCGTCCAGCGCGATATCCCCATGCCACTGGTTACCTCTGGTGTTGAAAACGGTAATTTGCGTGAATTGGCCCTCGCTCGAATGAAGGATTTCGGTACGAGTTGTCGCGATGTGCGCACCCGCGAGGTCGGCATCAACGAGGTTAAACACAAGATCCGGCCCGATCAGGTCGAACTCGTGCGTAGGGACTACACGGCAAACGGTGGGTGGGAGACTTTTCTCGCGTATGAGGATCCGAAACAGGATATTTTGATTGCGTTGTTGAGGCTACGGCAGTGTTCAAAGGAACATACGTTTAGGGAGGAGTTGGTGGGTCAGCCGTCGTCGTTGGTTAGGGAGTTGCATGTTTATGGCTCTGCGGTTCCGATTCATGCGAGGGATCCGAAGAGGTTCCAGCATCAGGGGTATGGGACGCTGTTGATGGAGGAGGCGGAGAGGATCGCGAGGGAGGAGCATGGGAGTAGCAAGATTAGTGTGATTTCTGGGGTGGGTGTAAGGAGTTACTATGCCAAGTTGGGGTATTGGCTTGATGGGCCGTATATGAGCAAGACGCTTGAGCCGCTGTGGGAGAGGGAGTGGTAG
- a CDS encoding FliJ domain containing protein — MTCNGNIMAHLDPTAISEVNGASVVQASPEGDSSSSEGTAKDAVSSEEPTDSVQGPKKLEASPEVKAVSQSNESSDGDESDQNKSDQGYESGKTNASGNGGGTSTIDEVNLTPPSSTPEQQTEHQELPVPNTSESEDKIGSAIAQDGHNNLLVASELGTVQTPKKNKVAPRSPATEVEKTTVTTKNGEGAPQGIPVTLQEPPTLSRPSYSVPPHLRPRVPHQSGLQNSRQMPPSELVRFNKGYRGQSNYPAHEPRRDTVNREQYTRISAQLMKANQDLADERANTVIMREALQEEYNVKFDAASANLLSIYIREQVDAIFAKTRFQAKEAELKFREEKIQQLEVFLAEGQMQLAKKDEEGGGEPMSAVQTRQIRREAVLATKNDLAKKQARVNAEKELVDITKKAQKTREECYKTLIRESLQAELNKTAVSKDKAHETAKVAYHDGFADGKEAGRKEVVPKPDNQQDNFLEGYRVSHVTQVLMSKLRQGKIPADSPQLDFLFDANHAYNPCTMGERLGRMEDGNVTTAVPNGNDSPTGHATTNGHASPTGNAASNSHAAPNSNASTNGHATRNTTVMEQPTTNGRIDGPVQQEPEEPVHRMPPPRLTFAAELRGPTPMHNGDFILANYPAASSSTHQAPVQRPAVQPQEGENLIDLL, encoded by the exons ATGACTTGCAACGGCAACATCATGGCTCACCTAGACCCTACCGCAATCTCCGAAGTCAACGGGGCCTCTGTTGTTCAAGCCTCGCCTGAGGGCGACTCTTCCAGCAGCGAGGGTACTGCCAAGGATGCTGTCTCGTCTGAAGAGCCCACCGATTCTGTCCAAGGACCCAAGAAGCTCGAAGCATCCCCGGAAGTCAAGGCTGTGAGCCAGTCCAACGAGTCTAGTGATGGCGATGAGTCTGACCAGAACAAGTCCGACCAAGGCTACGAGTCCGGCAAGACCAATGCCTCAGGCAATGGCGGTGGAACCAGTACCATTGATGAAGTCAACCTTACCCCTCCGTCTTCGACACCGGAACAGCAAACCGAGCATCAAGAGCTGCCCGTTCCCAACACTTCCGAGTCCGAGGACAAGATAGGCTCGGCCATCGCCCAGGATGGACACAATAATCTTCTCGTAGCTTCAGAGCTTG GAACCGTTCAGACCCCCAAGAAAAACAAAGTCGCACCGCGTTCTCCTGCAACTGAAGTCGAGAAGACCACGGTCACCACGAAGAACGGAGAAGGCGCACCCCAGGGTATACCAGTGACTCTTCAAGAGCCACCCACACTATCCAGGCCCTCTTATAGTGTCCCTCCCCACCTTCGTCCACGGGTACCTCATCAGTCCGGTCTCCAGAACTCTAGA CAAATGCCACCGAGTGAGCTTGTTAGATTCAATAAGGGTTATCGTGGCCAGTCCAATTATCCCGCGCATGAGCCCAGACGCGACACGGTCAACCGTGAACAGTACACCAGGATCAGTGCCCAGCTGATGAAGGCGAACCAGGACCTTGCCGATGAGCGTGCCAATACCGTCATTATGCGAGAAGCCTTGCAAGAAGAGTACAACGTGAAGTTCGATGCTGCTTCTGCTAATCTTCTAAGCATCTATATCCGGGAACAGGTGGATGCCATCTTCGCCAAGACCCGCTTCCAAGCCAAGGAGGCCGAGCTGAAGTTCCGCGAGGAGAAGATTCAGCAGCTCGAAGTCTTCCTGGCAGAGGGACAGATGCAGCTGGCCAAGAAGGACGAGGAGGGCGGTGGAGAGCCGATGAGTGCTGTGCAGACTAGGCAAATCCGCCGTGAAGCGGTTCTGGCTACCAAGAACGACTTGGCCAAGAAACAGGCTAGGGTCAACGCTGAGAAAGAGTTGGTTGATATTACTAAAAAGGCTCAGAAGACGCGTGAGGAGTGTTACAAGACACTCATTCGTGAGTCTCTGCAGGCTGAGCTAAATAAGACCGCCGTTTCCAAGGACAAGGCCCACGAGACTGCCAAGGTCGCATACCACGATGGATTCGCTGATGGCAAAGAGGCCGGTCGCAAGGAAGTAGTACCAAAACCAGACAATCAGCAGGACAACTTCCTCGAGGGATACCGCGTATCCCATGTCACGCAGGTTCTCATGAGCAAGTTGCGCCAGGGCAAGATCCCCGCGGATAGCCCTCAGCTCGACTTCCTGTTCGATGCCAACCATGCGTACAATCCTTGTACCATGGGTGAGCGCTTGGGCCGTATGGAAGATGGCAATGTCACCACCGCGGTTCCCAACGGCAATGATAGTCCTACCGGCCATGCTACTACCAACGGTCATGCTTCTCCCACTGGCAATGCTGCTTCCAACAGCCATGCTGCTCCCAACAGCAATGCTTCTACCAACGGCCATGCTACTCGCAACACCACGGTCATGGAGCAGCCAACCACCAACGGTAGGATTGACGGCCCCGTCCAGCAGGAGCCCGAGGAGCCCGTTCACCG GATGCCTCCTCCTCGACTGACCTTCGCCGCTGAGCTTCGCGGTCCGACCCCGATGCACAACGGTGACTTCATTCTTGCCAACTACCCGGCTGCTTCGTCTTCTACTCATCAGGCACCCGTTCAGCGTCCCGCTGTCCAGCCCCAGGAAGGTGAGAACCTGATTGATCTCTTGTAG
- a CDS encoding CynT, Carbonic anhydrase produces MPTHGERNMEQGQEAYSAHFNQGHLQLPPTQRYTIVTCMDARIDPTAAFGIPLGAAHVIRNAGASVKDAFRSIVISQQLLGTREVMIVKHTCCGMMTFDNETARAVVLKKRGEIAAQEVEKMDFQSFRDLEIQLKKDVQWLRIKAIEENIRFSGWIYEVETGRTKRVL; encoded by the exons ATGCCTACACATGGAGAACGCAACATGGAGCAAGGCCAAGAAGCCTACTCCGCTCATTTCAACCAAGGACACCTCCAACTTCCTCCTACGCAAAGATACACGATTG TAACCTGCATGGACGCCCGCATCGACCCCACAGCCGCCTTCGGCATCCCCCTCGGCGCCGCTCACGTAATCCGCAACGCCGGCGCCTCCGTAAAAGACGCCTTCCGCAGCATCGTCATCTCGCAACAACTCCTGGGAACCCGCGAAGTCATGATAGTAAAGCACACATGCTGCGGCATGATGACCTTTGACAACGAAACCGCGCGTGCCGTGGTGCTGAAGAAGCGAGGCGAGATTGCGGCGCAGGAAGTTGAAAAGATGGATTTCCAGAGTTTCAGGGATTTGGAGATTCAGCTTAAGAAGGATGTACAGTGGTTGAGAATCAAGGCTATTGAGGAGAACATTCGGTTTAGCGGGTGGATATACGAGGTTGAGACTGGGCGGACTAAGAGGGTTTTGTAG
- a CDS encoding UreF, Urease accessory protein UreF, with translation MAPPHPDQRVLCVRDEVAELERRLRDAKARLSPECRDATSTPSSAVTGDATAALHALLLLSDSALPLGSFAFSSGLESYLAHHKPSPPSASQVPAFNTFLCLSLSTLASTSLPYVLAGYRNPGDIETLDNDFDASTPCTVARRASIAQGRALLAVWDRSFRPQYTTQDGSDPADTTPALKALATFSAGLRSSEHINVHLAPLWGLVTSILAVPLQQAAYLFLFSHARTVVSAAVRASVMGPYQGQAVLASGELQDRIRGLVDEGWERGVEDAGQSVPVMDLWVGRHEKLYSRIFNS, from the exons ATGGCACCACCACATCCCGATCAGCGCGTTCTATGCGTACGAGACGAGGTAGCGGAGCTCGAACGACGACTACGTGATGCGAAAGCGCGGTTGAGTCCAGAATGTAGAGACGCGACATCGACACCCTCGTCGGCGGTGACGGGTGATGCTACAG CAGCCCTCCATGCTCTTCTCCTCCTTTCCGACTCGGCCCTACCTCTAGGTTCGTTCGCGTTTAGCAGTGGCTTGGAGTCTTATCTTGCGCATCACAAGCCGTCGCCGCCGTCGGCCTCGCAGGTACCGGCGTTTAACACGTTTCTCTGCCTCTCGTTGTCGACACTTGCAAGTACATCGCTGCCATATGTACTGGCTGGATATCGCAATCCGGGTGATATCGAGACGCTGGATAATGACTTTGACGCGAGTACACCGTGTACGGTTGCGCGACGAGCAAGCATAGCACAAGGACGAGCATTACTCGCGGTATGGGATCGGAGTTTCCGACCACAATATACAACCCAGGACGGCTCCGACCCAGCGGACACGACACCAGCATTAAAGGCGCTCGCAACCTTTTCCGCCGGACTCCGCTCCTCGGAGCACATCAACGTGCACCTGGCCCCGCTCTGGGGTCTCGTTACAAGCATCCTGGCCGTCCCGCTGCAACAGGCGGCTTACCTGTTTCTATTCTCGCACGCGCGGACGGTGGTTAGTGCGGCGGTTAGGGCGAGCGTCATGGGGCCGTATCAGGGGCAAGCGGTGCTTGCCAGTGGGGAGCTGCAGGATAGGATACGCGGGTTGGTGGATGAGGGGTGGGAGAGGGGGGTTGAGGATGCGGGACAGAGTGTTCCGGTTATGGATCTTTGGGTGGGGAGGCATGAGAAGTTGTATTCGAGGATATTCAATTCTTGA
- a CDS encoding Spo12 domain containing protein, giving the protein MSPNVLSARSTNTQVKPTSSPEKAAEKDVKSLAFHRQVLQSRMKDGEQEQKFVSPSDDIMSPATQKLQAFKTKHAMKKSKPQLLFKKTGAKNFEPLKDGSALVFADIPKKVAQTDEGGDVQVV; this is encoded by the exons ATGTCTCCCAACGTCCTCAGCGCCCGCTCCACCAACACGCAAGTCAAACCCACGTCGTCACCAGAAAAGGCAGCAGAGAAGGATGTTAAGAGTCTCGCCTTCCACCGCCAAGTCCTGCAGTCACGCATGAAAGATGGCGAACA AGAGCAAAAATTCGTCTCACCCTCCGACGACATTATGAGCCCTGCGACGCAGAAACTGCAAGCTTTCAAGACTAAGCACGCCATGAAGAA GTCGAAGCCTCAGCTGCTGTTTAAGAAGACGGGTGCTAAGAACTTTGAGCCGTTGAAGGATGGCAGTGCACTCGTGTTCGCTGATATTCCCAAGAAAGTGGCGCAGACGGATGAGGGTGGAGATGTCCAGGTTGTGTGA